A part of Carassius carassius chromosome 32, fCarCar2.1, whole genome shotgun sequence genomic DNA contains:
- the tbpl2 gene encoding TATA box-binding protein-like 2 isoform X1: MDVEAALENYFDQTISGSPDYNFEGDLGLQGPAQQTQDSSFLTSLASQEKDLTEDLDLSFLPDELSTQDEPSQAENLSRNEDSGIYTDCPPRESTEADTDTSNPAQNASQFNLPMTPMTPMTPMTPVAESSGIIPQLQNIVSTVNLACPLNLKSIALQARNAEYNPKRFAAVIMRIREPRTTALIFSSGKMVCTGAKSSEEQSRLAARKYARVVQKLGFPAKFLDFKIQNMVGSCDVCFPIRLEGLVLTHQQFSSYEPELFPGLIYRMVKPRIVLLIFVSGKVVLTGAKERSEIYEAFENIYPILKGFRKQ, from the exons ATGGATGTGGAGGCAGCTCTCGAAAATTACTTTGACCAGACTATTTCT GGTTCACCTGATTACAACTTTGAGGGGGATCTGGGCCTACAGGGTCCAGCTCAACAGACCCAAGATTCCTCTTTCCTGACCTCTTTAGCCTCTCAAGAGAAAGATCTCACTGAAGACTTGGACCTGAGCTTCTTACCAGATGAACTGAGCACTCAAGATGAGCCATCACAGGCTGAGAATCTCAGCAGGAATGAGGACAGCGGCATTTACACTGACTGTCCTCCGAGAGAGTCGACAGAAGCAGATACTGACACCAGTAATCCTGCACAAAACGCCTCACAGTTCAATCTCCCGATGACTCCCATGACCCCTATGACCCCCATGACCCCAGTGGCAGAGAGTTCAGGCATCATCCCGCAATTACa GAATATTGTGTCAACAGTGAATCTTGCTTGCCCTCTGAATCTCAAATCCATTGCACTTCAAGCTCGAAATGCTGAATACAACCCAAAG CGTTTTGCTGCTGTTATAATGAGGATCCGTGAACCAAGAACTACTGCTCTCATATTCAGCTCTGGGAAAATGGTCTGCACTGGGGCCAAGag CAGTGAGGAGCAATCTCGCCTTGCTGCACGGAAATATGCCCGGGTGGTACAGAAACTTGGTTTCCCTGCCAAATTCCTTGACTTCAAAATCCAAAACATGGTTGGAAGTTGTGACGTCTGCTTTCCTATCCGCTTAGAAGGCCTGGTCCTCACTCACCAGCAGTTCAGCAG TTATGAGCCAGAGTTGTTTCCTGGATTGATATATCGCATGGTGAAGCCACGTATTGTGCTGCTGATTTTTGTGTCTGGAAAAGTCGTGCTCACAG GTGCGAAAGAGCGGTCCGAGATCTACGAAGCCTTCGAAAATATTTACCCCATCCTGAAAGGGTTCAGGAAGCAGTAG
- the tbpl2 gene encoding TATA box-binding protein-like 2 isoform X2, whose product MDVEAALENYFDQTISGSPDYNFEGDLGLQGPAQQTQDSSFLTSLASQEKDLTEDLDLSFLPDELSTQDEPSQAENLSRNEDSGIYTDCPPRESTEADTDTSNPAQNASQFNLPMTPMTPMTPMTPVAESSGIIPQLQNIVSTVNLACPLNLKSIALQARNAEYNPKRFAAVIMRIREPRTTALIFSSGKMVCTGAKSEEQSRLAARKYARVVQKLGFPAKFLDFKIQNMVGSCDVCFPIRLEGLVLTHQQFSSYEPELFPGLIYRMVKPRIVLLIFVSGKVVLTGAKERSEIYEAFENIYPILKGFRKQ is encoded by the exons ATGGATGTGGAGGCAGCTCTCGAAAATTACTTTGACCAGACTATTTCT GGTTCACCTGATTACAACTTTGAGGGGGATCTGGGCCTACAGGGTCCAGCTCAACAGACCCAAGATTCCTCTTTCCTGACCTCTTTAGCCTCTCAAGAGAAAGATCTCACTGAAGACTTGGACCTGAGCTTCTTACCAGATGAACTGAGCACTCAAGATGAGCCATCACAGGCTGAGAATCTCAGCAGGAATGAGGACAGCGGCATTTACACTGACTGTCCTCCGAGAGAGTCGACAGAAGCAGATACTGACACCAGTAATCCTGCACAAAACGCCTCACAGTTCAATCTCCCGATGACTCCCATGACCCCTATGACCCCCATGACCCCAGTGGCAGAGAGTTCAGGCATCATCCCGCAATTACa GAATATTGTGTCAACAGTGAATCTTGCTTGCCCTCTGAATCTCAAATCCATTGCACTTCAAGCTCGAAATGCTGAATACAACCCAAAG CGTTTTGCTGCTGTTATAATGAGGATCCGTGAACCAAGAACTACTGCTCTCATATTCAGCTCTGGGAAAATGGTCTGCACTGGGGCCAAGag TGAGGAGCAATCTCGCCTTGCTGCACGGAAATATGCCCGGGTGGTACAGAAACTTGGTTTCCCTGCCAAATTCCTTGACTTCAAAATCCAAAACATGGTTGGAAGTTGTGACGTCTGCTTTCCTATCCGCTTAGAAGGCCTGGTCCTCACTCACCAGCAGTTCAGCAG TTATGAGCCAGAGTTGTTTCCTGGATTGATATATCGCATGGTGAAGCCACGTATTGTGCTGCTGATTTTTGTGTCTGGAAAAGTCGTGCTCACAG GTGCGAAAGAGCGGTCCGAGATCTACGAAGCCTTCGAAAATATTTACCCCATCCTGAAAGGGTTCAGGAAGCAGTAG
- the fbxo34 gene encoding F-box only protein 34, which translates to MPQKCETISYCNPTPYREPRLRASNPPSVWRITTMHLKPYPKPQDTEIHREFVHNETRDLHADQQRVLRKDWGNRQGCGLMGSPGNGTANRCPLSVISTNTLRCGSGSNAPTRVSGARKSRASSLKTSSLVLVSPSTGLENESSLRIYQGEDAEGSLDIWAVIKPGNTKEKIAIFASQKCGNTCSSVVENTSETETIAPELRTVSVKNKGCWDGDCSVAKRRKRSENQEKSKSMEPSSPKTEILKVSQQETLNENIDPFKGVADDAVRTEGEEDEKTLSVVEMVAYLEQRASDQQVISKVPSLRSTITSSKVGTIPQPIEQQSKVAEKLEVQEEEESVRVLDMVAKLESQCLSRQSLREGGGDLSRNNSLQRKVGRVLLAGSEPYLSPSQPVSPTVPQDSRVESVPQQLNSDLDKLSSPPKTLESIETSQCGLDTCTLKDVESSCVAREETSTAFQTLQSSPKDASSEYSEEPIPGMLFFAKSSTQSLKEHQLPSPSKSRSLNKEPSHIQDLEPFVDTLVSYREEIKNGLMADQNHQTFEETERGETCRVSQEPVPFPLRRLVSHEFLETRFKIQLLLEPQQYMAFLPHHIILKIFCLLPTESLAALKCTCHYFKFLIESYDVRPADSRWVSDPRYKDDPCKQCKKKYDRGDVSLCRWHHKPYCQALPYGPGYWMCCRRSHKDTPGCNVGLHDNRWVPAFHSINMPIYKKSRDTDEDL; encoded by the exons ATGCCTCAGAAATGTGAAACTATCAGTTACTGCAACCCCACCCCTTACCGGGAACCACGGTTACGAGCCTCCAATCCGCCATCTGTCTGGAG GATTACCACCATGCACCTCAAGCCATACCCCAAACCACAAGATACAGAGATACATCGGGAATTTGTGCACAATGAAACAAGAGACCTCCATGCCGACCAGCAGAGAGTGCTCAGGAAAGATTGGGGCAATCGCCAGGGGTGTGGGCTCATGGGCTCACCTGGCAATGGCACAGCCAACCGGTGTCCCCTCAGTGTCATCTCCACCAACACCCTACGATGTGGCAGTGGGAGCAATGCACCAACTAGAGTTAGTGGGGCCCGCAAGAGCAGAGCATCCTCTCTGAAAACCAGTTCTTTAGTTCTGGTCTCACCTTCAACTGGTTTGGAGAATGAAAGCTCACTTAGGATCTACCAAGGAGAAGATGCAGAGGGATCTTTGGATATATGGGCTGTCATTAAACCTGGGAACACAAAAGAGAAAATCGCTATTTTTGCATCTCAGAAGTGTGGCAATACTTGCAGTAGTGTTGTTGAAAACACCTCAGAAACAGAAACCATTGCCCCAGAGCTGCGGACTGTCTCTGTTAAAAACAAAGGCTGCTGGGATGGTGACTGTTCTGTGGCTAAACGCAGGAAAAGGTCTGAAAACCAAGAGAAGTCAAAAAGTATGGAACCTTCTTCCCCAAAAACTGAAATACTGAAAGTATCCCAACAGGAGACCCTCAATGAGAACATCGATCCATTCAAAGGAGTTGCAGATGATGCAGTCAGGACGGAGGGAGAAGAGGATGAAAAGACACTATCTGTGGTTGAGATGGTGGCATACCTGGAACAAAGAGCCAGCGACCAACAGGTGATCTCAAAAGTCCCATCCTTACGCAGCACCATCACTTCATCCAAAGTTGGAACCATCCCTCAACCCATAGAGCAGCAGTCCAAGGTTGCAGAAAAGTTGGAGGTCCAGGAAGAGGAAGAGTCTGTTCGAGTTCTGGATATGGTAGCCAAATTGGAGTCGCAGTGCCTGAGTAGACAAAGCCTCCGAGAAGGTGGAGGAGACCTCTCTCGAAACAATAGCTTACAGAGGAAGGTGGGGCGTGTGCTTCTGGCAGGATCAGAACCTTACCTATCGCCATCTCAACCAGTTTCGCCTACTGTCCCTCAGGACTCTAGAGTTGAGAGTGTCCCACAGCAACTGAATAGTGATTTAGACAAACTGAGTTCCCCACCTAAGACCCTTGAGTCGATAGAGACCTCGCAGTGTGGGCTTGACACCTGCACCCTCAAGGACGTAGAAAGTTCTTGTGTCGCAAGAGAGGAAACTAGCACAGCTTTTCAGACTCTACAGTCCTCACCAAAGGATGCCAGCTCAGAGTACAGTGAGGAACCGATACCAGGCATGTTATTTTTTGCCAAATCTTCTACTCAGTCTCTGAAGGAGCATCAGCTGCCTTCCCCATCAAAGAGCAGATCACTGAACAAAGAGCCTTCTCACATCCAGGACCTTGAGCCTTTTGTTGACACTTTAGTGTCTTACAGGGAGGAGATCAAGAATGGGCTTATGGCTGACCAAAATCATCAAACCTTCGAGGAGACAGAGAGAGGAGAGACTTGCAGAGTTAGTCAGGAGCCTGTGCCTTTTCCATTACGCCGCCTAGTGTCTCATGAGTTTCTTGAAACTCGCTTTAAGATCCAGCTGCTTTTGGAGCCTCAGCAGTACATGGCTTTCCTGCCGCACCACATCATTCTAAAGATCTTTTGCTTGCTTCCTACTGAGAGCCTGGCTGCCCTCAAATGCACCTGCCATTACTTTAAATTTCTCATTGAGAGTTACGACGTACGGCCGGCGGACTCTCGTTGGGTGAGTGATCCACGCTACAAAGACGATCCCTGCAAGCAGTGTAAAAAGAAGTACGACCGTGGTGACGTTTCGCTCTGCCGTTGGCATCATAAGCCCTACTGCCAGGCGCTACCATATGGCCCGGGATACTGGATGTGCTGCCGTAGGTCTCACAAAGACACACCTGGTTGCAATGTGGGACTTCATGACAACCGCTGGGTCCCTGCCTTTCATAGCATCAACATGCCAATTTACAAGAAAAGCAGGGACACTGACGAGGATTTGTAG
- the atg14 gene encoding beclin 1-associated autophagy-related key regulator isoform X1 produces the protein MACPLSGEPRALGPGEDHPEPASETREPVRPQPPPQHLQPACVSAAAAVMVEALDDAEGLFVAVERCPLCNTARRRLTCARCIHNGDFVYFDGRNPESYSEKLQRIQKLKNEKENLQQRVIEAMDKKVQADQLRWKIMSCKMKIQQLKEAICTGNEEVKSGKDLLLRSKEEGQRLQRRASRHQEKRDKIKRHNQRLGELLEKRSKELQGRLEVLAEVRREHILEVTTHIFNIQEEKQGSRDPAEAENDLALTSSTVSELAEARRITYSSGRWIWDDQNGETSISITGPHVTLPSNGDCSAYYSWVEEKSGNQGPGTELMELDHINPAHTVSAALCYATQLINILSHILDVSLPKKLCNSEFCGDNLTRYRFTRAVNKLNTNILHLCFSQHVDSELLHPHHTLRNIMFLVSPANKKLGRTGPFEVSADLEDSIEFVEPEAAGPAEESGDEAVTDEETDLGIDWETVPSPRFCDIPSQPMDLSQSGMQASQPAGNAGGMISSAAASVTSWFRTYTGQR, from the exons ATGGCTTGTCCCTTATCAGGCGAACCCCGGGCTTTGGGGCCTGGTGAAGATCATCCAGAGCCTGCATCAGAGACCCGGGAGCCCGTTCGACCCCAGCCGCCTCCGCAGCACCTTCAGCCGGCGTGCGTGAGCGCTGCTGCCGCGGTCATGGTGGAGGCTCTGGATGATGCGGAGGGGCTTTTTGTAGCCGTGGAGAGATGTCCGCTCTGCAACACGGCCAGACGCAGACTGACCTGCGCCCGCTGCATTCACAACGGCGATTTCGTGTATTTCGACGGGAGAAATCCAGAGAG CTATTCAGAAAAGCTTCAAAGAATACAAAAGCTCAAAAATGAAAAGGAGAATCTTCAACAGAG AGTCATCGAAGCCATGGACAAGAAGGTCCAGGCGGACCAGCTT AGGTGGAAAATCATGTCATGCAAGATGAAAATCCAGCAACTCAAGGAGGCCATCTGCACCGGCAATGAAGAAGTGAAGAGTG GCAAAGACCTGTTGTTGCGTTCCAAGGAGGAAGGGCAGCGACTGCAGCGCAGGGCCAGCCGACATCAGGAAAAGAGGGACAAAATTAAGCGGCATAACCAACGTCTAGGCGAGCTCCTGGAGAAGAGATCCAAAGAGCTGCAGGGGAGGCTGGAGGTCCTGGCTGAGGTGCGGAGAGAGCACATCCTGGAGGTCACCACTCATATCTTCAACATCCAGGAAGAGAAGCAGGGCAGCAG GGACCCAGCAGAGGCTGAGAATGACCTTGCTCTGACCTCCAGCACCGTCAGTGAACTAGCAGAGGCGAGGCGAATCACCTACAGCTCAGGCCGCTGGATCTGGGACGATCAGAACGGAGAGACGAGCATCAGTATCACTGGGCCACACGTCACACTTCCCAGTAATGGAGACTGCTCAGCCTACTACAGCTGGGTGGAGGAGAAGAGTGGAAATCAGGGGCCAGGTACAGAACTCATGG AGTTGGACCACATCAACCCGGCACACACTGTCAGTGCCGCCCTCTGCTATGCTACACAACTCATCAATATCCTGTCTCATATTCTTGATGTCAGCCTTCCGAAAAAATTGTGCAACAG TGAGTTCTGCGGTGATAATCTGACCCGCTACCGCTTCACTCGTGCCGTAAACAAACTTAACACCAACATCCTGCACCTCTGCTTCTCACAG CATGTCGACAGCGAGCTGCTTCATCCTCACCACactttgagaaatataatgtttcTGGTGTCTCCAGCAAACAAGAAACTTGGCAG AACCGGGCCGTTTGAGGTGAGTGCTGACTTGGAAGACTCTATAGAGTTTGTGGAACCAGAGGCAGCTGGACCGGCGGAGGAGAGCGGAGACGAGGCTGTGACGGATGAAGAAACAGACTTGGGCATAGACTGGGAGACGGTTCCAAGCCCTCGCTTCTGTGACATCCCTTCCCAACCTATGGATCTGTCCCAGAGTGGCATGCAGGCATCCCAGCCAGCTGGCAATGCAGGGGGCATGATCTCCTCTGCGGCTGCCTCTGTCACTTCCTGGTTCCGCACCTACACCGGGCAGCGCTGA
- the atg14 gene encoding beclin 1-associated autophagy-related key regulator isoform X2 produces the protein MACPLSGEPRALGPGEDHPEPASETREPVRPQPPPQHLQPACVSAAAAVMVEALDDAEGLFVAVERCPLCNTARRRLTCARCIHNGDFVYFDGRNPESYSEKLQRIQKLKNEKENLQQRVIEAMDKKVQADQLRWKIMSCKMKIQQLKEAICTGNEEVKSGKDLLLRSKEEGQRLQRRASRHQEKRDKIKRHNQRLGELLEKRSKELQGRLEVLAEVRREHILEVTTHIFNIQEEKQGSRDPAEAENDLALTSSTVSELAEARRITYSSGRWIWDDQNGETSISITGPHVTLPSNGDCSAYYSWVEEKSGNQGPELDHINPAHTVSAALCYATQLINILSHILDVSLPKKLCNSEFCGDNLTRYRFTRAVNKLNTNILHLCFSQHVDSELLHPHHTLRNIMFLVSPANKKLGRTGPFEVSADLEDSIEFVEPEAAGPAEESGDEAVTDEETDLGIDWETVPSPRFCDIPSQPMDLSQSGMQASQPAGNAGGMISSAAASVTSWFRTYTGQR, from the exons ATGGCTTGTCCCTTATCAGGCGAACCCCGGGCTTTGGGGCCTGGTGAAGATCATCCAGAGCCTGCATCAGAGACCCGGGAGCCCGTTCGACCCCAGCCGCCTCCGCAGCACCTTCAGCCGGCGTGCGTGAGCGCTGCTGCCGCGGTCATGGTGGAGGCTCTGGATGATGCGGAGGGGCTTTTTGTAGCCGTGGAGAGATGTCCGCTCTGCAACACGGCCAGACGCAGACTGACCTGCGCCCGCTGCATTCACAACGGCGATTTCGTGTATTTCGACGGGAGAAATCCAGAGAG CTATTCAGAAAAGCTTCAAAGAATACAAAAGCTCAAAAATGAAAAGGAGAATCTTCAACAGAG AGTCATCGAAGCCATGGACAAGAAGGTCCAGGCGGACCAGCTT AGGTGGAAAATCATGTCATGCAAGATGAAAATCCAGCAACTCAAGGAGGCCATCTGCACCGGCAATGAAGAAGTGAAGAGTG GCAAAGACCTGTTGTTGCGTTCCAAGGAGGAAGGGCAGCGACTGCAGCGCAGGGCCAGCCGACATCAGGAAAAGAGGGACAAAATTAAGCGGCATAACCAACGTCTAGGCGAGCTCCTGGAGAAGAGATCCAAAGAGCTGCAGGGGAGGCTGGAGGTCCTGGCTGAGGTGCGGAGAGAGCACATCCTGGAGGTCACCACTCATATCTTCAACATCCAGGAAGAGAAGCAGGGCAGCAG GGACCCAGCAGAGGCTGAGAATGACCTTGCTCTGACCTCCAGCACCGTCAGTGAACTAGCAGAGGCGAGGCGAATCACCTACAGCTCAGGCCGCTGGATCTGGGACGATCAGAACGGAGAGACGAGCATCAGTATCACTGGGCCACACGTCACACTTCCCAGTAATGGAGACTGCTCAGCCTACTACAGCTGGGTGGAGGAGAAGAGTGGAAATCAGGGGCCAG AGTTGGACCACATCAACCCGGCACACACTGTCAGTGCCGCCCTCTGCTATGCTACACAACTCATCAATATCCTGTCTCATATTCTTGATGTCAGCCTTCCGAAAAAATTGTGCAACAG TGAGTTCTGCGGTGATAATCTGACCCGCTACCGCTTCACTCGTGCCGTAAACAAACTTAACACCAACATCCTGCACCTCTGCTTCTCACAG CATGTCGACAGCGAGCTGCTTCATCCTCACCACactttgagaaatataatgtttcTGGTGTCTCCAGCAAACAAGAAACTTGGCAG AACCGGGCCGTTTGAGGTGAGTGCTGACTTGGAAGACTCTATAGAGTTTGTGGAACCAGAGGCAGCTGGACCGGCGGAGGAGAGCGGAGACGAGGCTGTGACGGATGAAGAAACAGACTTGGGCATAGACTGGGAGACGGTTCCAAGCCCTCGCTTCTGTGACATCCCTTCCCAACCTATGGATCTGTCCCAGAGTGGCATGCAGGCATCCCAGCCAGCTGGCAATGCAGGGGGCATGATCTCCTCTGCGGCTGCCTCTGTCACTTCCTGGTTCCGCACCTACACCGGGCAGCGCTGA